The Treponema phagedenis DNA segment AAGCTGCGCAACTCACCGGTGATGGTGGGCGACAAACGCACCTTTGACGACTTTTTTGCGGAAGCGGTAACCGCAATCGGGCTTAAGGGAGAGCAATCGCAGCTTGCCCTTGAAACGCAAACGGCAATTTTAAAAGAACTCACCGATATGCGCGATGCCGTTTCAGGCGTGAATATTGACGAAGAACTTTCGGATATTATCAAATTCCAGCACGGATATAATGCATCTGCCCGCTTTATTGCTACGGTAAATGAAATGCTTGATACTATCATCAATCGAATGGGCGTGTAAACGTGTATAAAATAAAATCCACAAGGAGGCGGATATGAAACGAATTAGCTCAAATATGCAGCACACCGACGGAAATTACGCACTGCGAAATCAGGAAAGCCGATTGCATCGGGTGAATAATCAAATAGCAAGCCAGCGAAAAATTCAGCAATTGCGGGATGACCCGCTTGCCGCAGGACATTCGGTGCGCTATAAATCCTATTTGGCGCGCCTTGACCGGTTTGAAAAAAACACTCAAACCTTACACGATCAGTATAAAATCAGCGAAGGCTATATGCAAAGCTCCCTGAATGCAATGCAGCGGCTGCGCGAACTTGCCGTTGCCAGCGCAAACGGAACGCTCACCCCCGATGACATGAAAAAAATGGCTCCGGAGGTTGATGAGCTTTTAAAAGAGTTAGTACAAAACGGCAATGCGGTTGGCCCCGACGGTGTACGCGTATTCAGCGGTACCAAAAGCTTTACCGAACCCTTTGAGGTAGTAATGGGCGATATTGAAGGGGCAGGATCTGCAATGATTATGCAGGTACGCTATAACGGCTCCATAGACCCGAAAGAAGTAGAAACCGATGAGCTTTCCTACCTTGACGCAAACATGGCGGGAAACAAAGTATTCTGGGCGGAAAAACAATCTCTTTTGTCCGAAACCGATGCGCGTAATTTTGTCGTACAAAACGACACCTCAATCGAAGTTGATGGGCTTAGCATCCCGCTTATTGCAGGTGATAACGTATACTCAATCATTTCCAAAATAAATGATTCGGGGGCTGCGGTAAAAGCATACCTTGATCCGGTAACAAACGGATTAAATATCGAAACAACCGATGCCCGGCAAATCTGGCTGCGCGACGGCGAAAACGGTAACGTACTTTCGACTCTCGGTTTAATAAAAGAAAGACAACGCCCGCCCTATAACCTTGCAAACTCGGTGCGTGTTTCAGGCGGCTCCCTTTTTGATGCGGCAATCGCAATGCGGAACGCACTTTTAACCGGCGATCAGGAATCTTTAGGCGGCAAAATTCTCGGCAGCATAGACAGCGGCATTGACAACCTTTCCGCCCGCATGGCGGAAACAGGCTCCCGCTACGAGCGCTCGGAGGCAATTCTTGCCCGTTTAAACACGCAGATTCCGAATGTTACTGCTGCGGAAGCCCGCGAAGCGGATTTAGACTTAACCAAAGCAATTACCGATCTGAAAATGTTTGAATACACTCATCAGGCCACCCTCAGCACCATCGGTAATTTATACAAAGATACTCTTTTGAACTATCTGCGTTAAGGAGCGATAAAACTTACATATGGAACTGAAAACAAAAACACTCGGCACGGTACATATAGAAGAAGATCAGATTATCACGCTTGATCAGGGCTTTTACGGTTTTGAAAATTATCACCGGTTTGCCCTGATTGATGCGGAGCAGCCGCCCTTTATCAGAGTGCAGTCTATCGACAATCCCGATCTTTCGTTTATTGCTATTGACCCCTTTCTTTTCCGCGCTGATTATGAGGTAGACATTGATGACAGCTTATTGGCCCCATTGGGAATTGAATCCCCCACCGATGTACTGATCTTTGCCTTAGTTACTATTCCCCGTGACGGCTCGGCTGTTACCGCTAATTTACAGGGGCCGCTTATTATCAACAAAAAAAACAAAAAAGCAATGCAGGCAGTGGTAAGCGGCGATAAATGGACAACAAAACATGATATTGTAGCGGAACTGTCAAAAAAGAGAGGTTCGTCATGCTAATCCTTTCTCGTAAACCAAACCAAAAAATACTTATCGGTGAAAACATAGAACTTACCATTATCGAAATACGCGGAGATCAGGTAAAAATTGGCGTAGAAGCACCGCGCAATGTCAAAGTATTCCGCCAAGAAGTGTACGAGGAAATACAGCGCGAAAACAGGGCAGCATCAAATACCGGCAGTCTGGTTACCCTCCCAAAACTGGAAATTTGATCAGTAGTGTAATGTTTTGTAACTGAGTTACTGTTGTGCAGAAAGAAGCATTGGCAGAAGGTTGGTGGATTTAAGCATTACTATGGTAAATTGCCCACCGTTGCGTTGTGTCGGGCTCTTTTTATAACAGGAAGCTTTTAAACTCGCAAGGCATAATTTTACCATGGACGGCAAAATCAGATTGAATTATTAAAAAACACTATAGCAGTGTAGGTTCAAAAAAACTTTTACAAAAATGCCTTGGCGCTTGAAATATCTGCGTTCAAGGCATTTTTATATTGTAGATGGTAAAAACGTCTTACGGAACGGGCTCTAAAAAAGAAGTGTTAGAAAAAATACCCGTTTTTATCAAAGTCGGTAAGGGAATCCGTTTCGGTAATGGGGCGAATCACACGGCAAGGGTTTCCGGCAGCAAGGACATTAGCGGGAATACTTTTTACCACTACGCTGCCGCCGCCGATTATCGTGTTATTGCCGATTGTAACGCCGGGCATAACGCGCACGCCGCCTCCTATCCATACATTGTCGCCGACAATAATCGGATATGCGTATTCCAAACCTTGATTTCTGCGTGCAACATCCATCGGATGCCCTGCCGTGTAGAAACCGCAATCGGGGGCAATAAATACATTGTCTCCGAAAATAACCTTTCCCGCATCAAGAATTGTGCAATTAAAGTTTGAGTAAAAATTTTCACCCACTTCGATATTATAGCCGTAATCACACCAAAAAGGACTCATTATGGTAAAGTTGCGGCAGGTTTTTCCGAACAGCTTTTGTATTAACGCCTTCCGCTCTTCTTTTTGAGTAGGTAAAAGCAGATTATACGCATGGCAGAGTTCATTACTCCGCAAACGGTCGGCAATTAATGCAGCATCGCCTGCGGGATCATATAAGATATTGCGCAGCATTTTTTCTTTTTCAGTCATCGTATGTGCTCCGAGTGTTTTTATTTGAGAATACACTAATCTATAGCCGGTGTTTTTTGCTTAGCTAAGAAAAAAATCATGGCGGTTTATGTTTTGAATTCGGTGCATAGCATCCCGATACTCGGATACGCCTTGCTCCCTAAAGAGAATACGGATAAAATTTTCTTTTAAAGCTTCCGCATCAATCACAAGCGGCACATAGGCATTTTTATCGCACAAGTCAGCATCA contains these protein-coding regions:
- a CDS encoding flagellar assembly protein FliW, which encodes MELKTKTLGTVHIEEDQIITLDQGFYGFENYHRFALIDAEQPPFIRVQSIDNPDLSFIAIDPFLFRADYEVDIDDSLLAPLGIESPTDVLIFALVTIPRDGSAVTANLQGPLIINKKNKKAMQAVVSGDKWTTKHDIVAELSKKRGSSC
- a CDS encoding flagellar hook-associated protein 3 produces the protein MKRISSNMQHTDGNYALRNQESRLHRVNNQIASQRKIQQLRDDPLAAGHSVRYKSYLARLDRFEKNTQTLHDQYKISEGYMQSSLNAMQRLRELAVASANGTLTPDDMKKMAPEVDELLKELVQNGNAVGPDGVRVFSGTKSFTEPFEVVMGDIEGAGSAMIMQVRYNGSIDPKEVETDELSYLDANMAGNKVFWAEKQSLLSETDARNFVVQNDTSIEVDGLSIPLIAGDNVYSIISKINDSGAAVKAYLDPVTNGLNIETTDARQIWLRDGENGNVLSTLGLIKERQRPPYNLANSVRVSGGSLFDAAIAMRNALLTGDQESLGGKILGSIDSGIDNLSARMAETGSRYERSEAILARLNTQIPNVTAAEAREADLDLTKAITDLKMFEYTHQATLSTIGNLYKDTLLNYLR
- a CDS encoding sugar O-acetyltransferase, translated to MTEKEKMLRNILYDPAGDAALIADRLRSNELCHAYNLLLPTQKEERKALIQKLFGKTCRNFTIMSPFWCDYGYNIEVGENFYSNFNCTILDAGKVIFGDNVFIAPDCGFYTAGHPMDVARRNQGLEYAYPIIVGDNVWIGGGVRVMPGVTIGNNTIIGGGSVVVKSIPANVLAAGNPCRVIRPITETDSLTDFDKNGYFF
- the csrA gene encoding carbon storage regulator CsrA, translated to MLILSRKPNQKILIGENIELTIIEIRGDQVKIGVEAPRNVKVFRQEVYEEIQRENRAASNTGSLVTLPKLEI